Proteins encoded by one window of Cyprinus carpio isolate SPL01 chromosome B6, ASM1834038v1, whole genome shotgun sequence:
- the LOC109079292 gene encoding homocysteine S-methyltransferase YbgG-like: protein MDPSPFILDGGLATELEASGFQLQGDPLWSARILHANPQAIKDVHYRYLQSGSDVITTATYQASIEGFVKYLDLRPEEAQQMIMSGVQLAKETVREFMSSTVSENRREPVVAGSVGPYGAFLHDGSEYTGAYEEKMTVEELKDWHRPQIQCLVKAGADLVAMETIPGLKEAEALVEVLREFPEAKAWLSFSCKDIHNISSGRRFSEAVQVACRSSQLVAVGVNCCPAPLVKPLLESAKSHKKADLGWVVYPNSGEEWDPKTGWKTKKQTSFAKLSLDWKDQGALWIGGCCRVGPADITELKEQLHV from the exons ATGGATCCCAGTCCATTCATTTTAGATGGAGGTCTAGCAACAGAGCTTGAAGCAAGTGGATTTCAGTTACAG GGAGATCCACTGTGGAGTGCAAGAATTTTGCATGCAAACCCACAAGCCATTAAGGACGTACATTACAg ATATCTTCAAAGCGGTTCTGATGTTATAACAACAGCCACATATCAGGCCAGCATTGAGGGGTTTGTGAAATATCTTGATCTCCGGCCTGAGGAGGCTCAGCAGATGATAATGTCAGGGGTTCAGCTGGCAAAAGAGACCGTCCGAGAGTTCATGTCTTCAACTGTGTCAG AAAACAGAAGAGAGCCTGTGGTTGCTGGTTCAGTGGGTCCATATGGGGCGTTTTTACATGATGGGTCAGAGTACACAGGAGCCTATGAGGAGAAGATGACAGTGGAG GAGTTGAAAGACTGGCATCGTCCACAGATCCAGTGCTTAGTAAAAGCCGGAGCTGATCTTGTTGCCATGGAGACCATTCCAGGTCTCAAAGAGGCGGAGGCTTTGGTGGAAGTTCTCAGAGAATTTCCAGAAGCTAAAGCCTGGCTTTCCTTTTCTTGTAAG GACATTCATAATATTTCAAGCGGGAGGAGATTTTCTGAGGCGGTGCAGGTGGCATGTAGGTCCTCACAGCTGGTGGCTGTAGGGGTGAACTGCTGTCCTGCTCCGTTAGTCAAACCGCTTCTAGAGTCAGCCAAGTCACACAAGAAAGCAGATTTGGGCTGGGTGGTCTATCCTAACAGTGGAGAAGAATGGGACCCAAAGACAGG ATGGAAAACTAAAAAACAGACGTCATTTGCCAAACTAAGTCTCGACTGGAAAGACCAAGGGGCTTTGTGGATTG GTGGCTGCTGCCGTGTTGGTCCTGCTGATATAACTGAGCTGAAAGAACAACTACATGTATAG
- the LOC109079285 gene encoding probable uridine nucleosidase 1 isoform X3: MAQKLLIIDTDCGIDNALAAPGVKVLGITCCFGNTDVDNVCQNVIWVLTVCQQTQIPGSAGPLIGPVTGFKDHFGTYGLGDVLENSEIWKVQIQKVHAVHALIRLVNENQGEHSFWQTKLT; encoded by the exons ATGGCTCAGAAGTTGCTGATAATCGACACAGACTGTGGCATAGATAATGCTCTGGCAGCTCCTGGTGTGAAGGTGTTGGGCATCACCTGCTGCTTTGGGAACACTGACGTGGATAATGTGTGTCAGAATGTGATTTGGGTTCTGACAGTCTGTCAACAAACCCAG ATTCCAGGGTCTGCTGGTCCTCTAATCGGACCTGTGACAGGATTTAAAGACCACTTTGGCACCTATGGACTTGGAGATGTTCTGGAGAACTCTGAGATTTGGAAAGTGCAGATTCAGAAAGTGCATGCTGTTCATGCTTTAATAAGACTGGTAAATGAAAACCAGGGAGAG cattcattttgGCAAACTAAGCTCACCTGA
- the LOC109079290 gene encoding basic immunoglobulin-like variable motif-containing protein, whose product MPNTVESEGAKVSASTDQEAPSRAPAREDERERSFLSPMTRDALRVRRASSAELQLPWTCPVTHSREKFYTVCSDYALLNRARPINTTEDAPPTNADTTSLVKTSATTPSQSHSGGKSVSVDGNCDMEIVSSSNKPVLAWEIDTSDFDAVLTRKARTSTCLQMLTTVCVCVCVCVCVCVCVCVCVCIYIVLLTCSRFDNYLFHSAKVSKIISYLEEIKQRKVLDLRRWYCISRPQYKTSCGISSLVSCWNFLYSTLGAGSLPPISQEDALHILGFQPPFEDIKFGPFTGNATLMRRFVVLKDVSYDVWGCTYILYKPHGKHKTAGETAEGALLKLTQGLKDESMAYIYHCQNHYFCPVGYEATPLKAAKAYRGPLPLNETEHWILIGEPSRKHPAIHCKKWADIVTDLNTQNPEYFDIRHIERGIQYRKTKKVGGNLHCIMAFQRVNWQKLGPWALNLENLRHDLHHQAPEHRGQAAPEDGSEERAVKRLGRSLSTGNKSENAWKRLSNTAEYRHRSSPDSDLDEDITD is encoded by the exons ATGCCTAACACTGTGGAAAGTGAAGGCGCCAAGGTATCTGCTAGTACTGATCAGGAGGCCCCATCACGGGCCCCGGCCAGAGAGGATGAGCGTGAGCGCAGCTTCCTGAGTCCGATGACGCGTGATGCGCTGCGGGTACGACGGGCCTCCAGCGCAGAGCTCCAGCTTCCATGGACCTGCCCTGTAACACACTCCCGAGAGAAGTTCTACACCGTCTGCTCAGACTATGCGCTGCTCAACCGAGCCCGACCCATTAACACAACTGAAGATGCGCCACCGACCAATGCAGACACCACGTCATTAGTCAAGACCAGCGCTACAACCCCTTCCCAGAGTCACTCAGGGGGGAAAAGTGTGTCTGTAGATGGAAACTGTGATATGGAGATCGTGTCATCCAGCAACAAGCCTGTGCTCGCCTGGGAGATTGACACCTCtgattttgatgcagttttaACACGGAAAGCCAGAACAAGTACGTgtcttcaaatgttgactactgtgtgtgtgtgtgtgtgtgtgtgtgtgtgtgtgtgtgtgtgtgtgtgtgtgtgtgtgtgtatatatatagttttattaacatGTAGCagatttgataattatttatttcattctgcTAAAGTCAGTAAAATCATTA GTTATTTGGAGGAGATCAAACAGAGAAAAGTCTTGGACCTCCGTAGATG GTACTGCATCAGCCGCCCCCAGTATAAGACCTCATGTGGAATCTCCTCACTTGTCTCCTGTTGGAACTTTCTCTACAGTACTTTAGGAGCAGGCAG tctcccACCTATTTCTCAAGAAGATGCCCTGCACATACTTGGTTTCCAGCCTCCGTTTGAAGATATCAAGTTTGGACCATTCACTGGCAATGCCACTTTGATGCG AAGGTTTGTAGtcttgaaagatgtctcttatg ATGTTTGGGGATGCACTTACATTCTGTACAAACCTCATGGGAAGCACAAGACAGCGGGAGAGACAG CTGAGGGGGCACTGCTGAAGCTGACGCAGGGACTTAAAGATGAATCCATGGCCTACATTTACCACTGTCAGAATCACTACTTCTGTCCTGTGGGCTATGAAGCTACACCACTAAAAGCAGCCAAAGCTTACAG GGGGCCACTGCCGCTTAATGAGACGGAGCACTGGATTCTCATTGGTGAACCAAGCAGGAAACACCCTGCAATCCACTGTAAAAA ATGGGCAGATATTGTGACGGATCTGAACACACAAAACCCAGAATACTTTGACATTCGCCACATAGAGAGAGGCATTCAGTATCGCAAAACCAAAAAG GTTGGAGGCAATCTGCATTGCATCATGGCCTTCCAGAGAGTCAACTGGCAAAAGTTGGGACCATGGgcactgaatttggaaaatctgaGGCATGATCTTCACCATCAGGCTCCAGAACACAGAGGTCAAGCTGCGCCAGAGGACGGTTCTGAGGAGCGAGCGGTGAAACGTCTGGGCAGATCCCTCAGTACGGGGAACAAGTCTGAGAATGCCTGGAAGCGTTTGTCCAACACAGCAGAGTACAGGCACAGAAGCTCTCCAGACAGTGACCTAGATGAAGACATAACTGACTAA
- the LOC109079285 gene encoding probable uridine nucleosidase 1 isoform X1, producing MAQKLLIIDTDCGIDNALAAPGVKVLGITCCFGNTDVDNVCQNVIWVLTVCQQTQIPGSAGPLIGPVTGFKDHFGTYGLGDVLENSEIWKVQIQKVHAVHALIRLVNENQGEITDPPCQAPALAQRPAPFLWKRRTEVRIFWMKHIPHSLL from the exons ATGGCTCAGAAGTTGCTGATAATCGACACAGACTGTGGCATAGATAATGCTCTGGCAGCTCCTGGTGTGAAGGTGTTGGGCATCACCTGCTGCTTTGGGAACACTGACGTGGATAATGTGTGTCAGAATGTGATTTGGGTTCTGACAGTCTGTCAACAAACCCAG ATTCCAGGGTCTGCTGGTCCTCTAATCGGACCTGTGACAGGATTTAAAGACCACTTTGGCACCTATGGACTTGGAGATGTTCTGGAGAACTCTGAGATTTGGAAAGTGCAGATTCAGAAAGTGCATGCTGTTCATGCTTTAATAAGACTGGTAAATGAAAACCAGGGAGAG atCACAGATCCCCCTTGTCAAGCACCAGCTCTAGCACAACGACCAGCACCATTTTTGTGGAAAAGAAGAACAGAGGTAAGAATTTTCTGGATGAAACACATACCTCATAGTCTGTTGTAA
- the LOC109079285 gene encoding probable uridine nucleosidase 1 isoform X2, which translates to MAQKLLIIDTDCGIDNALAAPGVKVLGITCCFGNTDVDNVCQNVIWVLTVCQQTQIPGSAGPLIGPVTGFKDHFGTYGLGDVLENSEIWKVQIQKVHAVHALIRLVNENQGEITDPPCQAPALAQRPAPFLWKRRTE; encoded by the exons ATGGCTCAGAAGTTGCTGATAATCGACACAGACTGTGGCATAGATAATGCTCTGGCAGCTCCTGGTGTGAAGGTGTTGGGCATCACCTGCTGCTTTGGGAACACTGACGTGGATAATGTGTGTCAGAATGTGATTTGGGTTCTGACAGTCTGTCAACAAACCCAG ATTCCAGGGTCTGCTGGTCCTCTAATCGGACCTGTGACAGGATTTAAAGACCACTTTGGCACCTATGGACTTGGAGATGTTCTGGAGAACTCTGAGATTTGGAAAGTGCAGATTCAGAAAGTGCATGCTGTTCATGCTTTAATAAGACTGGTAAATGAAAACCAGGGAGAG atCACAGATCCCCCTTGTCAAGCACCAGCTCTAGCACAACGACCAGCACCATTTTTGTGGAAAAGAAGAACAGAG TAA